Proteins from one Ahaetulla prasina isolate Xishuangbanna chromosome 2, ASM2864084v1, whole genome shotgun sequence genomic window:
- the LINGO2 gene encoding leucine-rich repeat and immunoglobulin-like domain-containing nogo receptor-interacting protein 2 → MLHTAISCWQPFLSLAVLLLFIGSTLGCPARCECSAQNKSVSCHRRRLIAIPEGIPIETKILDLSKNRLKSVNPEEFTAFPLLEEIDLSDNIVGNVEPGAFNSLFNLRSLRLKGNRLKLVPLGVFTGLSNLTKLDISENKIVILLDYMFQDLHNLKSLEVGDNDLVYISHRAFNGLLSLEHLTLEKCNLTAVPTEALSYLHNLISLHLRHLNINLLPAYAFKRLFHLKNLEIDYWPMLDTIPANSLYGLNLTSLSVTNTNLSTVPYAALKHLVYLTHLNLSYNPISTIESGMLADVLRLQELHIAGAQLHAIEPHAFQGLRFLRVLNVSQNLLETLEENVFHSVKSLEILCISNNPLACDCRLLWILQRQPMLQFGGRQPMCAGPDSVKERPFKDFHSTALSFYFTCKKPRIYEKKLQYLVVEEGQTVQFSCHAEGDPQPTIAWLTPRRRLVTTKSSGRATVLGDGTLEIRFAQDQDSGIYVCVASNAAGNDTSSATLTVKGFASDRFLYANRTPMYMTDSNDTSSNGTNVNTFALDLKTILVSTAMGCFTFLGVVLFCFLLLFVWSRGKGKHKTTIDLEYVPRKNNGAVVEGEVSGPRRFNMKMI, encoded by the coding sequence ATGCTTCACACAGCCATATCTTGCTGGCAGCCATTTCTAAGTCTGGCTGTGCTGCTACTTTTCATAGGCTCCACCCTAGGTTGCCCAGCTCGCTGTGAATGCTCAGCACAGAATAAGTCTGTCAGTTGTCACCGGAGGCGCCTGATTGCCATCCCTGAGGGCATCCCCATAGAGACTAAAATCTTGGATCTTAGCAAAAACAGGCTAAAAAGTGTAAATCCGGAGGAGTTCACCGCTTTCCCTTTGCTTGAAGAGATAGACCTGAGCGACAACATCGTGGGCAATGTTGAGCCCGGGGCCTTTAACAGTCTATTTAATTTACGCTCTTTGCGACTGAAAGGGAATCGTCTGAAGCTGGTCCCTTTAGGGGTCTTCACCGGCTTGTCAAACTTAACAAAGCTGGATATTAGCGAGAACAAGATTGTCATCCTGCTGGATTACATGTTCCAGGATCTGCACAACCTCAAATCCCTTGAGGTTGGGGATAACGATCTGGTTTACATCTCCCACAGGGCCTTTAATGGATTGCTCAGTCTGGAGCACCTCACTCTGGAAAAATGCAACCTAACAGCTGTACCAACAGAGGCCCTTTCCTACCTTCACAACCTCATCAGCCTGCACCTGAGACATCTCAATATCAACCTGTTGCCTGCATATGCCTTTAAGAGATTGTTCCACCTGAAAAACCTAGAAATAGATTATTGGCCTATGCTCGACACGATCCCTGCAAACAGTCTTTATGGTCTGAACCTCACTTCTCTCTCCGTTACCAATACCAATTTGTCCACTGTCCCTTATGCTGCTCTAAAGCACCTGGTTTACCTGACCCACCTGAATCTTTCCTACAATCCCATCAGCACAATCGAATCCGGCATGCTTGCGGATGTGTTGCGCCTGCAAGAGTTGCACATAGCGGGGGCCCAGCTGCACGCCATTGAACCTCATGCTTTCCAAGGCCTTCGATTCCTCCGTGTGTTAAACGTGTCCCAAAACCTGTTGGAAACTCTGGAAGAGAATGTGTTCCATTCCGTCAAATCACTGGAAATTCTCTGCATAAGCAACAATCCCCTGGCTTGCGACTGCCGCTTGCTTTGGATCTTACAAAGGCAGCCCATGCTGCAGTTTGGTGGCCGGCAACCCATGTGTGCTGGTCCAGACAGTGTCAAAGAGAGGCCATTTAAAGACTTCCATAGCACTGCCCTTTCTTTCTACTTCACTTGCAAGAAGCCCAGGATCTATGAAAAGAAGCTGCAGTACTTGGTGGTTGAAGAAGGGCAGACGGTTCAATTTTCATGTCATGCGGAGGGAGATCCTCAGCCGACCATCGCCTGGTTGACACCACGACGGAGACTGGTCACCACAAAATCCAGCGGGAGAGCGACAGTGCTCGGAGATGGTACGCTTGAGATCCGGTTTGCCCAAGATCAAGATAGTGGGATTTATGTTTGTGTGGCCAGCAATGCTGCTGGAAATGACACCTCCTCAGCCACCCTCACCGTCAAGGGGTTTGCCTCAGATCGTTTTCTTTACGCCAACAGGACTCCTATGTACATGACAGATTCCAATGACACCAGTTCCAATGGAACCAATGTGAATACATTTGCTTTGGACCTTAAGACAATACTGGTGTCGACAGCCATGGGCTGTTTCACCTTCCTTggggttgttttattttgtttcttactACTTTTTGTCTGGAGCCGTGGGAAAGGCAAGCATAAAACCACCATCGACCTCGAGTACGTCCCCCGTAAAAACAATGGCGCAGTGGTGGAAGGGGAGGTTTCAGGACCACGCAGGTTCAATATGAAAATGATTTGA